From the genome of Sporomusa sphaeroides DSM 2875:
CTATTAATTGAGCCAGTTCATTCTGACTTCGCGGCAACACCATAAGTTCGTGCTTCGCCGGGTCAACCAGTTTTCGCAATAGCCTTAGTGCTGTGCTTTTTGCTGCCCCTTTTTCACCATAAAAATTAGGGATAGGGTGCGCTATATCCGGTACAAAACAGGTGACTAAGTATACCATAAACAGTATTTTATCCTTATCATTCATCAAGTTAATAAACTCTAATACATCTTTCAGCTTCACACCATCATTTCGCTGCGGAGCTATTTGTTCTCTCTTATTTTTGTGACATTTAAAATAAACTGGCGGGCTGCTGATTACCTCCCAGCTATCTCTTCCAACTTTTACGGCAGACTCGCCAAGGTCATAATAGAAGTCTTGGTCTTCTTTTGCAACTCTTAAGTGTAACCGACGCTCACTGGTATTCTGCCTAGCTAATACCTCAATATGATGGATATAGTCCTTAAGCTGCTGTCTCTTGGGCATCTTGCCAAGTTGGTTTTTGTGCTCCCAGTAGAGCATATCCTCAATGGATTGGTCATTAGGTGGGTAGACTTTTTGCCCATTAGCTACGTAGATTTCTCCTTCAGATGATTTTAGTAGGGTTAGACTCTTATCTTGGATAAGACGTTCGATATCAATAATGTTGTAGACCATATTTTAAAATCCTCCTGTTAGATTTGTTCTTTCATTTTACCGCTTAACTCACATTTTTTGTCAGCATTCTACGATTATAATTCGATTACCGAAAAAGCCATCGACATTTTTTAAAATAGCTTTCACTAAATTTATAAATCAGTAGCTTCTAACTAAAATTCATACACTATCCCATTGTCTACAGCGTATTATTTCGTCTTTTGTCCCGCTGATTGTCCCGCAAGCACAAAAAAGCCCTCCAAGCAGATGCCTGGAAGGCCTGATTTTACTGGAGCGGGCAACGAGATTCGAACTCGCGACCCACGGCTTGGGAATGCGATTCCTGAACGTGTCATCATTCCCAAGAGCCGCGAATAATCTATGTTTGTTAAATTCTACAAATGGCGCCCAGATACTAAAAACGGTCACAAATTGCACACTTCTGCACACCGATTGCACACCAAAAGCTATGCATGTCAAAGCTGTTTTGTGGTGTCACGTGCTTCCAAATATCCATGCTTATAATGCTTTGCGCACGTAGCTGCAAACATAAATATCACAGTATTAATATCTGACTCTGATAAGTTCATACTTTTAAGTAAGTCATGAGCAATCTTTAAAGACTGACTATCTACACGACGGGAAAAGCAATAATTTATTCCCTCAACTATAACATTTGTATTTGAATTGCTATTCATCACGCCACTCCTCATGCTAATAATTTTTATATCTATTGCTTGCAAAGTCATGATATTTTATATATGATTATCATGTAATTTTAAGTAGCGTTTTCGCATTTTTTGTCGAAAACACTCTTATAAACTTGTAATCCAGTCCCCTGGCCGGGACTGGATTTTTCTGTTTACGAAGTATCAATATATATCATAAAATACCTCCTTACAAATAACTCAATTGAGTTTTATATTAAATTGAAATAGCTTTATATTAAATGCATGGATATCAAGATGCGAATTTTGCAATTATGCGCTGAGCGGAATATATCGCTTAATGAACTGGCCTTGTCATCACTTTTAACACAATCTACAATTAACAACATCACTTCCGGTAGAAACAAATCTGTAAAAGTCAGCACTATTGAAACGATTTGCAAAGGTCTTGGCATTACCTTGTTTGATTTTTTTGAGCCAACCAGGCGGCCTAAGTTTACACCAGAGGCTACCGCTGAACTAAAGGAATTCGAGAATTATCTTATAAAAAAATACAATCTCAAGTAACCATATCACTGCTTCGGCGGTACATACAACTCCTCGATCGCTACCTGTAATGCTGCTGCAATTTTTTGCAATGTTTCTTTGTTACCTAACATTTTATGCCGTTCAATTTCGCCCAGCGTAGACTCTGGTACGCCTGCTAAACGAGCCAGAGCTGCCTGGGTTTTTATGCCTCGTTTTTTTCTGTATTCTTTGATATAGTTGCGCTCCATGCAATGCCAAGAGCGATATGGTTACCATATCAATGTTAACATAAAATTAAAAATTTCCTAGATAAAAATATAATTAATTCTTGGGGAAAATGAAAAATCCTGCCTGTAAAATATCGCAAATTCTTCTAAAATAATACAAAAACTGCATGTGTAATAAAAATAGCCGACAACGGCTATTTTTTTATTCGTTAATTATTTGTTTGCCTGTACGCTCGATATTCGCGCCCACGTACAAAGACAAGCTTTAAATCCAGCAATCACACTGTCCAATCCCCCGAAAACAGGGCTACGGCGTTATATCTAACGCGTGCGGACTAGCCTGCAACCATCTCGCAAAATTGTTTAAATAACATCATTGCTAATGAGATAAATATCCCGACAGCAGCAAGGTAACTGCCATTCGTAACCAGCCGGGCAACTTTCCCGTTTCCGAACGCGGACAATATCATGCTGCCGGCAAGCCCCACAATACCGACCGCAAATATCGCCACAACCCCATATAGATATGTTTTTGCATCCGGGCTGGCACCGACGATTAAATCTCTAAGCCCAGCAGCTGAACACACCTTGGGAATTACCAACAGCACCAGAAACACTATTTTGCACATCTTAATTCCTCCCTGATGTTATTTATTAATTCATCAGTAATGGTAATTACGTGGTCGCCTGGCAGTTTAAACACCCTGTCCGTTATCCTGTATTCTCTACTGGTACCAGTAACTGTATTAACCACCGTATAAATACCTGCCGCATAATCCATAATTGTACGTTCCCATGATTTACGCCGATTATCCAACCACAGCCGGCACCAATTAACGCCGATCCGTTTTAAC
Proteins encoded in this window:
- a CDS encoding helix-turn-helix domain-containing protein, giving the protein MRILQLCAERNISLNELALSSLLTQSTINNITSGRNKSVKVSTIETICKGLGITLFDFFEPTRRPKFTPEATAELKEFENYLIKKYNLK
- a CDS encoding helix-turn-helix transcriptional regulator; the protein is MERNYIKEYRKKRGIKTQAALARLAGVPESTLGEIERHKMLGNKETLQKIAAALQVAIEELYVPPKQ